The genomic DNA CCTGTTGTGGGCCGGGACCCTGGCGTTCCTGCTGCGCTACATGCGCCAGCAACGGGAGTTGGCCCAGCAACAGGCCGAGCGGGATGCCGTGCGCGACCGGCGCATTCTGGATCTGGTCAAGCGGGTGGATCACTTTCAGCAGAGTGCGGTGAAAGTGGGGGATGAGGTGCACGAGTTGCGCGCGATTCTTGGGCCTTTGCCTGACAAGTTGGCGCAATTGGAGCAACGGGATCCGTCGAGCCTGTCGTTTGCCCAGGCGGCCAAGCTGGTCGGGATGGGGGCGACGGTGGATGAGCTTACTCAGTCTTGTGGGTTGACTCAGGCTGAGGCGCAGTTGATGAGTAAGTTGCACAAAGGCTGATTGTGTACATAACCGTTGCTGCGGTAACGGCGACTTAGGGTTCCGCGCTTACGGCGGTCAATTTTTGAAGCGTTGTACTGAACGGACACCTGTGTGGGAGCGGGCTTGCCCGCGATCGCGGTGGTTCAGCCAAGAATGTATTGACTGACACGCTGCCATCGCGGGCAAGCCCGCTCCCACACTGAACCTCTTTTGCTTCACACCTCTCAGACCGGCTGTCAGGCCTCCATTACCCAAAAAATGGACAGGCCCCCGGTAAACCAAACCCCCTCCCCAAATGTCCACATCCTTCAGGAACCACTAAACCCCAGGAGTACCCCCCATGACCACCCCCAAAGCCCTGCTGATCCTCCACGGCAAGCAAGCCCTCAACGAGGACGTGCGCACCGCCGTGCAGGCCCGGCGTGAACAGGGGTGGGAACTGGCCGTACGAGTCACCTGGGAAGGCGGCGACGCCCAGCGCCTGGTCAACGAAGCCCTGGCCGACGGCTACACCCATCTCATCGCCGGTGGTGGCGACGGCACCCTGCGCGACGTGGCCGAAGCCATGGCCCTGGCCAAAACCGATGCCAGCCTGGTGTTGATGCCTTTGGGCACCGCCAACGACTTTGCCAAGGCTGCCGGTGTACCGCTGCAACCGGCCGAAGCCCTGGCATTGCTCGATGTCGAACCCCGGGCCATCGACCTCGGCCAGGCGGGCAGCCAAATGTTCCTCAACATGGCCACCGGCGGCTTCGGCAGCCAGGTCACCGCCAACACCTCCGAAGACCTGAAAAAAGTACTGGGCGGCGCCGCCTACCTGTTCACCGGTCTGACCCGCTTCAGTGAGTTGAAAGCCGCTTACGGCGAACTGGAAGGCCCGGGTTTCCACTGGAAAGGCGACTTGCTGGCGCTGGGCATCGGTAACGGCCGCCAGGCGGGCGGTGGGCATGTGTTGTGCCCCGGCGCGTTGGCCGATGACGGCCTGCTCGATATCAGCATCCTGCCGGCGCCGCAGGAAGTGGTCGGCACCCTGATGACGCTGATGAGCGACGGCTGGGGCCTGGACAACCTGTTCGTGCGTGCGCGTCTGCCGTGGGTCGAGATCAAGGTGGCCGAAGGGTTGTACATCAACCTTGACGGCGAGCCGCTCAAAGGCGATGAGCTGCGTTTCAGCGCACTGCCCAACGCCTTGCGCGTGCATCTGCCGGTGAATTCGCCGCTAGTCGTCCAGGCTGATGATCTGCTCGCGAACGGCGAATAACACCAGGCCCGCCACGTCAAAAATCTGCAGGCGCTTCATGATCTGCGAGCGATGGGCCTCGACCGTCTTGATGCTCAAGCCCAGGCCCTGGGCGATTTCACGGGTGGACTTGCCGCGCACGATCAAACGCAGGATCTCCAGCTGCCGCGCCGTGAGGTTGTGGCTCTGGGCGACGGGGGAGGCCGGGCCCTGGCTGCGGATCAGCGCCTGGTTGATCACGGTGTGGGCGATGGCGGGGCTCAGGTAGCGTTCGTTGTTGCGCAACGCCAATAGCGCGTGTTCCAGCTCGTTGGCGGTGGTGTCCTTGAGCAGGTAGCCATGGGCGCCGGATTCCAGCGCGCGCATGATCAGTTCCGGGTCGG from Pseudomonas tolaasii NCPPB 2192 includes the following:
- the yegS gene encoding lipid kinase YegS — its product is MTTPKALLILHGKQALNEDVRTAVQARREQGWELAVRVTWEGGDAQRLVNEALADGYTHLIAGGGDGTLRDVAEAMALAKTDASLVLMPLGTANDFAKAAGVPLQPAEALALLDVEPRAIDLGQAGSQMFLNMATGGFGSQVTANTSEDLKKVLGGAAYLFTGLTRFSELKAAYGELEGPGFHWKGDLLALGIGNGRQAGGGHVLCPGALADDGLLDISILPAPQEVVGTLMTLMSDGWGLDNLFVRARLPWVEIKVAEGLYINLDGEPLKGDELRFSALPNALRVHLPVNSPLVVQADDLLANGE
- a CDS encoding response regulator transcription factor, yielding MTCKLLLVDDHALIRAGVRALVQDIPGYNVIGEASDGAQLLEKFSTLQPDIVLLDLSMKHIGGLDALQQLKAAYPRSKVLILSMHTDPELIMRALESGAHGYLLKDTTANELEHALLALRNNERYLSPAIAHTVINQALIRSQGPASPVAQSHNLTARQLEILRLIVRGKSTREIAQGLGLSIKTVEAHRSQIMKRLQIFDVAGLVLFAVREQIISLDD
- a CDS encoding DUF2802 domain-containing protein; amino-acid sequence: MFFEAAVIVLALLWAGTLAFLLRYMRQQRELAQQQAERDAVRDRRILDLVKRVDHFQQSAVKVGDEVHELRAILGPLPDKLAQLEQRDPSSLSFAQAAKLVGMGATVDELTQSCGLTQAEAQLMSKLHKG